In Rhipicephalus microplus isolate Deutch F79 chromosome 7, USDA_Rmic, whole genome shotgun sequence, one genomic interval encodes:
- the LOC142767306 gene encoding uncharacterized protein LOC142767306, whose amino-acid sequence MVWVSCPVVHGVLADAVLRQLASSTFMPGESWFGVLPGSSLPAVRRLSSTTCLAKARIFQVWTMDVDRAASLAILTSLRTPNCSCTATVPLPIYSPAAALRFGSSSLVFNDPDLGYSE is encoded by the exons ATGGTGTGGGTGTCCTGCCCCGTTGTGCATGGCGTCTTGGCCGATGCCGTCCTACGCCAGCTCGC CTCGTCAACTTTCATGCCTGGTGAAAGTTGGTTCGGCGTTCTTCCTGGTTCGAGCTTGCCTGCTGTGCGGCGCCTCTC CTCTACGACCTGCTTGGCCAAGGCCAGGATATTCCAAGTGTGGACCATGGACGTGGATCGAGCTGCTTCCCTGGCGATTCTTACGAGCTTGCGAACACCAAATTG CTCCTGCACGGCCACGGTCCCGCTCCCTATCTACAGTCCAGCAGCTGCCCTCCGGTTTGGGTCTTCAAGCCTGGTCTTCAATGATCCTGACCTTGGATATTCTGAGTAG